A genomic region of Azoarcus sp. KH32C contains the following coding sequences:
- a CDS encoding flagellin: protein MAATINTNQISLNAQRNLSSSQAGLATAIQRLSSGLRVNSAKDDAAGLAISERMNAQVRGFNVAIRNANDGISMAQTAEGAMQAITDNLQRMRELAIQAMNGTVTTGAGSDAANLDTEFQQLQSEIGRVMSGTTFNGQAALNITADTKFQVGAGTGANDSITVSASQVSLSGALTGVTGSVSAGFAGASAQVVAIDAALDKVNTARANWGAVQNRFQSVIQNLQVSSENIGAARGRIIDADFAQETANMTRGQILQQAGTAMLAQANSIPNNVLTLLRGG from the coding sequence ATGGCTGCCACGATTAATACCAATCAGATATCGCTCAATGCGCAGCGGAATTTGAGCTCGTCACAAGCCGGCCTCGCGACCGCCATCCAAAGACTGTCTTCGGGTCTTCGCGTCAATAGCGCCAAGGATGACGCCGCCGGCCTCGCAATTTCGGAACGGATGAATGCGCAGGTGCGCGGTTTCAATGTGGCGATTCGAAATGCCAATGACGGTATTTCAATGGCTCAAACCGCAGAAGGTGCAATGCAGGCAATTACCGACAACCTGCAACGCATGCGCGAATTGGCAATCCAGGCAATGAACGGCACCGTCACGACGGGCGCCGGCAGCGATGCGGCGAATCTCGACACCGAATTCCAGCAGCTGCAATCCGAAATCGGTCGGGTCATGAGCGGAACGACGTTCAATGGCCAGGCCGCACTGAATATCACGGCCGACACGAAGTTCCAGGTCGGAGCCGGCACGGGTGCCAACGACAGCATTACCGTGTCTGCCAGCCAGGTGAGCCTGTCCGGCGCACTCACTGGCGTCACGGGCAGCGTCTCCGCCGGCTTCGCCGGGGCGAGTGCCCAAGTCGTCGCAATCGACGCTGCGCTCGACAAGGTCAATACCGCCCGAGCGAACTGGGGTGCCGTTCAGAACCGATTCCAGTCGGTGATCCAGAACCTCCAGGTCTCGTCGGAAAACATCGGTGCCGCGCGTGGCCGGATCATCGACGCCGACTTCGCCCAGGAAACCGCCAACATGACCCGAGGCCAGATCCTGCAGCAGGCCGGCACCGCGATGCTCGCCCAGGCGAACTCGATCCCGAACAACGTGCTGACGCTCCTGCGCGGCGGCTGA
- a CDS encoding flagellar protein FliT, whose protein sequence is MSTLPLLESMHALSVGMVEAARANAWEQLAALEEEMARLRREAMRLDAQQDPAAAPLSPEDTRHKAELLSQMLDNDREIRTHVQPWLESTRKLLSAGVRDRAVRAAYGAFEP, encoded by the coding sequence ATGAGCACGCTCCCTTTGCTTGAATCGATGCACGCGCTCTCGGTCGGCATGGTCGAAGCGGCTCGCGCCAACGCCTGGGAGCAACTCGCCGCGCTCGAAGAGGAGATGGCCCGCCTGCGACGCGAGGCGATGCGGCTCGACGCGCAGCAAGACCCGGCAGCCGCGCCACTCAGCCCCGAAGACACCCGCCACAAGGCCGAGCTTCTCAGCCAGATGCTCGATAACGACCGCGAAATCCGGACCCACGTCCAACCGTGGCTTGAGAGCACCCGCAAACTGCTCTCCGCCGGCGTCCGGGACCGCGCGGTGCGCGCCGCCTACGGCGCCTTCGAACCCTGA
- a CDS encoding EscU/YscU/HrcU family type III secretion system export apparatus switch protein — translation MNGNESAAEKRGEAVALTYSKGDAAPRVVAKGRGLIAREIIERAREAGVFVHESPELVGLLMQVDLDARIPPQLYVAVAELLAWIYRVEQGGQAAKLAGPPPPPSVL, via the coding sequence ATGAACGGGAATGAATCGGCCGCCGAAAAGCGCGGCGAAGCCGTCGCACTCACCTACAGCAAGGGCGACGCCGCGCCGCGCGTCGTCGCCAAGGGGCGCGGACTGATCGCGCGCGAAATCATCGAACGCGCACGCGAGGCCGGCGTTTTCGTCCATGAATCGCCTGAGCTCGTCGGACTGCTCATGCAGGTCGATCTCGACGCGCGCATTCCGCCGCAGCTTTACGTCGCTGTCGCAGAGCTGCTGGCATGGATCTACAGGGTGGAACAAGGCGGTCAGGCGGCCAAGCTCGCAGGGCCGCCGCCCCCGCCATCCGTGCTATAA
- the fliD gene encoding flagellar filament capping protein FliD: MATISAGGIGSGLDTASIISQLMSIERQPIQALTKQVTSFQSRLSAFGQLKGGLSALQTAAEALSKTEKFSAFKATVADATLFSAAAGTGATAGSYAVEVKYLAQAHKIASAGFASNTTTVNTGTLTIDLGQLTGGTYTADASKTFSITIDSTNNTLEGVRNAINTAKKGVTATIVNDGSASPSRLVITSNDTGTANTIRMSGVAGLDYDPASNTGSMTQKIASQDAQLEVDGIAITRSTNAVSGVIPGVTLNLTKANLGSPTTLTVASDTDTVKKNIEAFVKAYNDLNSMIKTQTAYDANTKTAGALNGDSTVRTVASRMRSVINESVSGLASGSSRLADIGISFQADGSLKLDSTKLDTALSDPTKDVSTIFGNAAGTAGVAADIVTMAKSMLGTGGLLSNRTDGINSTIRRLNDRKDALESRMTRIESRLQAQFTALDTTMSSMNATSQYLTQQLAALSANR, translated from the coding sequence ATGGCTACGATCTCCGCAGGCGGAATTGGCTCGGGACTCGACACCGCCTCGATCATTTCCCAGCTCATGTCGATCGAGCGCCAACCGATCCAGGCGCTCACGAAGCAGGTCACCTCATTCCAGTCCCGATTGTCGGCATTTGGCCAGTTGAAAGGCGGCTTGTCGGCGCTGCAGACCGCCGCCGAAGCACTCAGCAAGACCGAAAAGTTTTCCGCATTCAAGGCCACCGTCGCCGACGCGACGCTGTTCAGCGCTGCCGCGGGCACCGGCGCCACCGCCGGAAGCTACGCCGTGGAGGTCAAGTACCTCGCTCAGGCCCACAAGATCGCGTCTGCCGGCTTTGCAAGCAACACCACGACCGTCAATACCGGCACCCTGACCATCGATCTTGGCCAGCTGACCGGCGGGACCTATACGGCCGACGCGAGCAAGACGTTCTCGATCACGATCGACAGCACCAACAACACCCTCGAGGGGGTGCGCAACGCGATCAATACCGCCAAGAAGGGCGTCACGGCGACGATCGTCAATGACGGCTCCGCCTCACCGTCGCGGCTGGTCATCACGTCGAACGACACGGGGACGGCAAACACGATCCGCATGTCCGGCGTCGCCGGACTCGATTACGATCCTGCCTCAAACACCGGCTCCATGACTCAGAAGATCGCATCGCAGGACGCCCAGTTGGAGGTCGATGGCATCGCGATCACTCGTTCCACAAACGCCGTTTCCGGTGTGATTCCCGGCGTTACTTTGAACCTGACCAAAGCGAATCTCGGCAGCCCGACGACACTGACGGTCGCCTCGGACACGGACACCGTCAAGAAGAATATCGAAGCGTTCGTCAAGGCGTACAACGATCTAAATTCGATGATCAAGACGCAGACCGCTTACGATGCGAACACCAAGACGGCTGGCGCGCTGAACGGGGATTCGACGGTGCGTACGGTCGCATCGCGAATGCGCTCGGTCATCAACGAAAGCGTTTCTGGCCTCGCGAGCGGATCTTCACGCCTCGCGGACATCGGCATCAGTTTCCAGGCCGACGGCTCGCTGAAGCTGGACTCCACGAAACTCGACACTGCGCTGTCCGACCCCACCAAGGACGTCAGCACCATCTTCGGCAATGCCGCAGGCACGGCAGGCGTTGCGGCGGACATCGTGACGATGGCCAAGTCCATGCTCGGAACGGGCGGGCTGTTGAGCAACCGCACGGACGGGATCAACTCCACGATCCGCAGGCTGAACGATCGCAAGGACGCTCTCGAATCGCGCATGACGCGGATCGAATCCCGGCTTCAGGCGCAATTCACGGCACTGGATACGACAATGTCGAGCATGAATGCCACCAGCCAGTACCTTACGCAGCAACTCGCGGCACTATCCGCAAACCGTTAA
- a CDS encoding flagellar hook-length control protein FliK gives MIPSDLAARLRMLAEASFFGSEPTPLQGSARVRDIQSRLPALEAGERYTAALQRSLPDGTFQAIIAGKTYTLALNSAATAGDTVELVVTKNTPNTVFAQLVTPPGPAVNEGAAEARPTLSAVGRLIGFLLTGQPAAKPTELAGGQPLLEAPPLQGGETLAPILKQAVAESGLFYESHQLQWISGKLPTTALLQEPQGQEPVPAQTVAPGQTDAPSAADEFATPRPAGALNVPLPPAAGEASESHEPAMAALGHAEEPHARSEAPPLRATPDQLARGADRLSPASSDSFDGNDSALRANAASGGSTAARAAAVPERLMPVIHQQLDGMATQTYVWHGQVWPGQPMEWEIEDPQREREGATGEDLPKEWKTTLRLTLPRLGGLEARLVLTPAGVAMRLLADDTETVSALDSARAQLDAALAAANVPLTGFVAERRHERE, from the coding sequence ATGATCCCCTCCGATCTCGCCGCCCGCCTCCGCATGCTCGCCGAAGCGAGCTTCTTCGGCAGCGAACCGACGCCGCTGCAGGGGTCGGCGCGTGTCCGCGACATCCAGTCCCGGCTTCCGGCCCTGGAAGCAGGCGAGCGCTACACAGCCGCCCTGCAACGCAGCCTGCCGGACGGCACCTTCCAAGCGATCATTGCGGGAAAGACCTATACGCTCGCGCTCAACAGCGCTGCGACGGCGGGCGACACGGTCGAACTCGTCGTCACCAAGAACACGCCGAACACCGTGTTCGCCCAGCTCGTCACACCGCCCGGCCCTGCCGTGAACGAGGGCGCGGCCGAAGCCCGCCCGACATTGAGCGCCGTCGGCCGGCTGATCGGCTTCCTGCTGACCGGCCAACCTGCCGCGAAGCCGACCGAACTCGCCGGCGGCCAACCCTTGCTCGAGGCGCCCCCCCTCCAGGGTGGGGAAACACTCGCGCCCATTCTCAAGCAGGCCGTTGCGGAAAGCGGGCTTTTCTACGAGTCGCACCAGCTGCAGTGGATTTCGGGAAAACTCCCGACCACCGCCCTGCTCCAGGAACCCCAGGGCCAGGAGCCCGTGCCCGCGCAGACGGTGGCCCCCGGTCAAACAGATGCCCCGAGCGCCGCGGACGAGTTCGCGACGCCCCGCCCGGCTGGCGCCCTCAACGTGCCGCTGCCCCCGGCGGCGGGCGAGGCCTCGGAAAGCCACGAACCGGCGATGGCTGCCCTGGGGCACGCGGAGGAACCTCACGCCCGCAGCGAAGCGCCCCCACTGCGAGCGACGCCCGATCAGCTTGCCAGAGGGGCCGACCGGCTCTCCCCCGCATCGTCGGATTCATTCGACGGCAATGATTCGGCACTCCGTGCGAACGCAGCAAGCGGCGGCAGCACGGCAGCCCGTGCGGCAGCGGTGCCCGAGCGGCTGATGCCGGTGATTCACCAGCAGCTCGATGGCATGGCGACGCAAACCTACGTGTGGCACGGTCAGGTCTGGCCCGGCCAGCCCATGGAATGGGAAATCGAGGATCCGCAGCGAGAACGCGAAGGGGCGACCGGGGAAGACTTGCCCAAGGAGTGGAAGACCACGCTGCGGCTGACGCTTCCCCGCCTCGGCGGACTCGAAGCCCGGCTCGTCCTGACACCGGCCGGTGTCGCGATGCGCCTGCTCGCAGACGACACGGAAACCGTTTCCGCCCTCGACAGTGCACGCGCCCAGCTCGATGCCGCACTCGCCGCGGCCAACGTTCCCTTGACCGGCTTTGTCGCGGAGCGCCGTCATGAACGGGAATGA
- a CDS encoding flagellin, whose product MAATINTNAMSMNAQRNLSTSQSMLATSVQRLSSGLRINSAKDDAAGLAISERMNAQVRGFNVAIRNANDGISMAQTAEGAMQSVTDNLQRMRELAVQAMNGTITTGTGSDAANLDTEYQQLKSEINRVLSGTTFNGINALNITADTKFQVGAGTATNDSITVSASQVSVSGALTGVSGSISGGLAGASAELVAIDSALDKVNNARANWGAVQNRFQSVVQNLQVSSENIAAARGRIVDADFAQETANMTRGQILQQAGTAMLAQANSMPNNVLTLLRG is encoded by the coding sequence ATGGCTGCAACAATCAACACCAATGCGATGTCGATGAATGCTCAGAGGAACTTGTCCACCTCGCAAAGCATGCTGGCCACGTCGGTGCAACGCCTGTCTTCCGGCCTGCGAATCAACAGCGCGAAGGACGACGCCGCTGGTCTGGCGATCTCCGAACGCATGAACGCCCAAGTGCGTGGTTTCAACGTCGCCATCCGCAACGCGAACGACGGTATCTCGATGGCGCAGACTGCTGAAGGCGCGATGCAATCGGTCACCGACAACCTCCAGCGCATGCGCGAACTGGCGGTGCAGGCGATGAACGGTACGATCACCACCGGTACCGGCAGCGACGCGGCAAACCTCGACACCGAATATCAACAGCTGAAGTCCGAAATCAACCGCGTGCTGAGCGGCACCACATTCAACGGCATCAACGCGCTGAACATTACCGCCGACACGAAGTTCCAGGTCGGTGCGGGCACCGCCACCAACGACTCGATCACGGTTTCGGCCAGCCAGGTCAGCGTGTCCGGCGCGCTCACCGGCGTCAGCGGCAGCATCTCGGGTGGTCTGGCCGGAGCCAGTGCGGAACTGGTCGCGATCGACAGCGCGCTCGACAAGGTCAATAACGCGCGCGCCAACTGGGGTGCCGTGCAGAACCGCTTCCAGTCCGTCGTGCAGAACCTGCAGGTCTCGTCGGAAAATATTGCCGCCGCCCGCGGACGGATCGTCGATGCCGACTTCGCCCAGGAAACCGCGAACATGACCCGCGGTCAGATTCTGCAGCAGGCCGGTACCGCGATGCTCGCCCAGGCGAACTCGATGCCGAACAACGTGCTGACGCTGCTGCGCGGATAA
- the fliS gene encoding flagellar export chaperone FliS: protein MFGKFQSRADAYAKVGIETSVMTADPHQLILMLFDGALMSIATAGASMELKDIPAKGEAISKAIEIILNGLRASLDQEAGGELAARLAALYEYMGERLLYANLYNSRPALDEVSNLLHTLREAWAGIAPNAVATEAA from the coding sequence ATGTTCGGAAAATTCCAAAGTCGTGCCGATGCGTATGCAAAGGTGGGGATCGAAACATCGGTGATGACCGCCGACCCGCACCAGCTGATCCTGATGCTCTTCGATGGCGCCTTGATGTCGATTGCCACGGCCGGCGCATCCATGGAACTGAAGGATATCCCGGCCAAAGGGGAGGCGATTTCCAAGGCCATCGAAATCATCTTGAACGGGCTGCGCGCAAGCCTCGACCAGGAAGCGGGGGGGGAATTGGCCGCCCGCCTAGCGGCGCTGTATGAATACATGGGCGAGCGCCTGCTCTACGCCAACCTGTACAACAGCCGTCCCGCACTCGACGAAGTCAGTAATCTTCTGCACACGCTCCGTGAGGCGTGGGCAGGCATCGCCCCCAACGCGGTGGCAACCGAAGCCGCCTGA
- a CDS encoding flagellar brake protein, translated as MTAPSDRSTPQPPLDPGAFARYSIHDRREILQLLNALVARREPVTTYIDTGPWFVTKVLAISSDGSALVLDAPADEAVSALAGNAAQLVCTTRLEKVNIQFTVEAAALDTFDHRPALRAALPESILRLQRREFFRLPTPQSEPVTCSITHSLPDGRKKTVKLRILDISGGGLAIVVPPDELPFLPGMEFNRCHLELPDNESLEVGLKVRNLYTVEKPGSGIATRAGCEFFGLSRQMMARIQRYMFRLERSLRA; from the coding sequence ATGACCGCGCCCTCCGACCGCAGCACTCCGCAGCCGCCCCTGGACCCCGGTGCCTTTGCCCGTTATTCAATTCACGACCGGCGGGAGATCTTGCAGCTCCTGAACGCACTGGTTGCCCGGCGCGAACCGGTCACGACCTACATCGACACAGGCCCCTGGTTCGTTACCAAGGTTCTGGCGATTTCTTCCGACGGCAGCGCGCTGGTCCTCGATGCGCCCGCTGACGAGGCGGTGAGCGCGCTGGCCGGGAATGCTGCTCAGCTGGTCTGCACGACGCGGCTCGAGAAGGTAAACATCCAGTTCACGGTCGAGGCTGCCGCGCTGGACACTTTCGACCACCGCCCGGCTCTGCGCGCGGCACTGCCGGAAAGCATCCTGCGGCTCCAGCGTCGGGAATTCTTCCGACTCCCGACGCCGCAGTCGGAACCCGTGACGTGTTCGATTACGCATTCGCTCCCGGACGGGCGGAAGAAGACGGTCAAGCTTCGCATCCTCGACATCAGCGGAGGTGGACTTGCGATCGTCGTCCCACCCGACGAACTACCCTTCCTGCCGGGCATGGAATTCAACCGCTGCCACCTCGAGCTTCCGGACAACGAGTCGCTGGAAGTCGGGCTGAAAGTGCGCAACCTCTACACCGTGGAAAAGCCCGGCAGCGGCATTGCCACCCGTGCCGGCTGCGAATTCTTCGGGCTTTCTCGGCAGATGATGGCCCGGATCCAGCGCTACATGTTCAGACTGGAGCGCTCGCTCCGGGCATGA
- a CDS encoding flagellar protein FlaG — protein MAIESLASAGPPGSMLPAAQFQSRPLAQAAAASGPRPESTTTLAAQAASANTAPSQAAASPTKTDVEDAVKKVQKVVEAQASNLLFSIDEDSGRTVVKVVDSSTNETIRQIPSEEVLSIAKALDKLQGLLLRQTA, from the coding sequence ATGGCAATTGAATCCCTTGCAAGCGCCGGCCCCCCCGGTTCAATGCTCCCGGCTGCCCAATTCCAGTCGCGCCCGCTCGCTCAAGCTGCGGCCGCGTCCGGCCCCCGCCCGGAATCGACAACCACCCTGGCAGCGCAGGCTGCTTCGGCAAACACTGCGCCAAGCCAGGCTGCAGCATCCCCAACCAAGACCGATGTCGAAGACGCCGTAAAGAAGGTTCAGAAAGTCGTCGAAGCGCAGGCAAGCAATTTGCTTTTCTCGATAGACGAAGACTCGGGAAGAACGGTGGTCAAGGTCGTCGACTCAAGCACCAACGAGACCATCCGGCAAATTCCGAGCGAGGAAGTGCTTTCCATCGCCAAGGCACTCGACAAGTTGCAGGGCTTGCTGCTCCGGCAGACGGCCTGA